Proteins encoded within one genomic window of Bacillus thuringiensis:
- the ftsZ gene encoding cell division protein FtsZ translates to MLEFDTTQDQLANIKVIGVGGGGNNAVNRMIEHGVQGVDFIAVNTDAQALNLSKAETKMQIGGKLTRGLGAGANPEVGKKAAEESKEQIQEALRGADMVFVTAGMGGGTGTGAAPVVAQVAKELGALTVGVVTRPFTFEGRKRATQAASGIAAFKENVDTLIVIPNDRLLEIVDKNTPMLEAFREADNVLRQGVQGISDLIATPGLINLDFADVKTIMSNRGSALMGIGSGNGENRAAEAAKKAISSPLLETSIDGAQGVIMNITGGANLSLYEVQEAADIVASASDPEVNMIFGSVINEGLKDDIVVTVIATGFDDSAATQPPKPIIRPTANHTQQQQQQVAQPSKQREVKREMKREEPVVHERHSDSDDIDIPAFLRNRRRR, encoded by the coding sequence ATGTTAGAGTTTGATACTACTCAAGATCAATTAGCGAATATAAAAGTTATCGGTGTCGGCGGTGGCGGAAACAATGCTGTAAACCGTATGATTGAACACGGTGTACAAGGTGTAGACTTTATCGCTGTGAATACTGATGCACAAGCATTAAATCTATCAAAAGCTGAAACAAAGATGCAAATTGGTGGAAAATTAACACGTGGACTTGGTGCAGGTGCAAACCCTGAAGTAGGGAAAAAAGCTGCAGAAGAAAGTAAAGAACAGATCCAAGAAGCACTTCGTGGTGCAGATATGGTCTTCGTAACTGCTGGTATGGGCGGCGGAACTGGAACTGGTGCAGCTCCAGTTGTTGCTCAAGTTGCAAAAGAATTAGGTGCATTAACAGTTGGTGTTGTAACACGTCCATTTACATTTGAAGGACGCAAGCGTGCAACACAAGCAGCATCTGGTATTGCGGCATTTAAAGAAAATGTAGATACACTTATTGTAATTCCAAACGATCGCTTATTAGAGATTGTTGATAAAAATACGCCGATGTTAGAAGCGTTCCGTGAAGCAGATAACGTATTACGTCAAGGTGTTCAAGGTATTTCTGATTTAATTGCAACACCAGGTTTAATTAACTTAGACTTCGCAGACGTAAAGACAATTATGTCTAATAGAGGTTCTGCTTTAATGGGTATTGGTTCTGGTAATGGAGAAAATCGTGCTGCTGAAGCTGCGAAAAAAGCGATTTCTAGTCCATTATTAGAAACATCTATTGATGGAGCTCAAGGTGTTATCATGAATATTACGGGTGGAGCTAACTTAAGCTTATATGAAGTACAAGAAGCGGCAGACATTGTAGCTTCAGCTTCAGATCCAGAAGTAAATATGATCTTCGGTTCTGTTATTAATGAAGGATTAAAAGATGATATCGTTGTAACTGTAATTGCAACTGGTTTTGATGATAGTGCTGCGACGCAGCCACCAAAACCAATTATTCGTCCGACTGCGAATCACACGCAACAACAGCAACAGCAAGTAGCTCAACCTTCAAAACAACGTGAAGTTAAGCGTGAAATGAAACGTGAAGAGCCGGTTGTGCATGAGCGTCATTCAGATTCAGATGACATCGATATTCCAGCATTCTTACGTAACCGTCGTAGACGATAA
- the ftsA gene encoding cell division protein FtsA, which translates to MNSNEIYVSLDIGTSNVKVIIGEMVNDSLNIIGVGNVKSNGLKKGSIVDIDETVRSIKKAIEQAERMVGIHIEQVVVGVNANQVQLLPCHGVVAVSNEDREIGNEDVLRVLDAAQVVSIAPEREFIDVVPRQFIVDGLDEINDPRGMIGVRLEMEGTLITGSRTLLHNLLRCVEKAGLEIVDICLQPLAAATVAISSDEKNRGVALVDMGGGSTTLSIFKDGELQATSVLPLGGDHITKDIAIGLKTSTENADQIKLKYGHAFYDTASEEEMFTVPIMGSDQTEQYSQLELSDIIEARVEEILMFVQDEVRKLGVKQVASGYVLTGGIASMPGVLDLAYDILHENVRIATPDYIGVREPQYTSGVGLIKHSYQKAKLRGKNVQEKQEHFEPVPAPAPTPVQQQPAKQKTRNQNNNNQNDDRMMSKVKRVFRYLWD; encoded by the coding sequence ATGAACAGCAATGAAATATATGTTAGTCTTGACATCGGTACATCCAATGTTAAAGTCATCATTGGCGAAATGGTTAATGACAGCTTAAACATTATTGGTGTTGGAAATGTAAAATCAAATGGTTTAAAGAAGGGATCGATAGTTGATATAGATGAGACTGTTCGATCAATTAAAAAAGCAATTGAACAAGCTGAGCGCATGGTGGGAATCCACATTGAGCAAGTTGTAGTAGGTGTCAATGCAAACCAGGTACAACTACTTCCTTGTCACGGAGTAGTCGCTGTTTCAAATGAAGATCGTGAAATCGGGAATGAAGATGTCTTACGCGTTCTAGATGCAGCACAAGTTGTGTCAATTGCTCCAGAACGTGAGTTTATTGATGTGGTACCTCGACAGTTCATTGTAGACGGTCTTGACGAGATTAACGATCCACGCGGGATGATCGGTGTAAGATTAGAAATGGAAGGTACACTTATTACAGGCTCGAGAACTTTACTACATAACCTACTTCGTTGTGTAGAAAAAGCAGGTCTTGAAATTGTTGATATTTGTCTTCAACCTTTAGCGGCTGCAACAGTTGCTATATCTTCAGATGAAAAAAATAGAGGAGTAGCCCTTGTTGATATGGGGGGAGGATCTACAACTTTATCTATTTTTAAAGATGGAGAGTTACAAGCGACGAGCGTATTACCATTAGGTGGAGACCATATAACGAAGGATATTGCGATTGGGTTGAAAACTTCAACAGAAAATGCAGATCAAATTAAGTTGAAATATGGACATGCTTTTTATGATACAGCATCTGAAGAAGAGATGTTTACGGTTCCTATTATGGGAAGCGATCAAACAGAACAATATTCTCAGTTGGAATTATCGGATATAATAGAGGCTCGTGTAGAGGAAATTTTAATGTTTGTTCAAGATGAAGTGCGTAAGTTAGGAGTAAAGCAAGTAGCTTCTGGTTATGTGCTAACTGGTGGAATTGCTTCTATGCCAGGTGTCCTTGATCTTGCATATGATATTTTACATGAAAATGTTCGTATAGCAACTCCTGATTACATTGGTGTGCGTGAGCCCCAATATACAAGTGGAGTGGGATTAATTAAACATTCTTATCAAAAAGCTAAATTACGTGGGAAAAATGTGCAGGAAAAGCAAGAGCATTTTGAACCAGTACCAGCACCAGCACCAACGCCGGTACAACAGCAACCTGCGAAACAAAAAACTCGTAATCAAAACAATAATAATCAAAATGATGACCGTATGATGTCAAAAGTAAAACGTGTATTCCGTTATTTATGGGATTAA
- the divIB gene encoding cell division protein DivIB codes for MKNSKVIKLQDRVPKLKNQQKKNKKNVNHRLILYISILFLLVLFLIYFRSPLSNIKKISVFGNHYMTDEQVMKESGVTYDTSYFRVTAHKAEENLTKRKEIKEVNVKKRFPNKIDVHIEEYLTIGYINKDGKLQPLLENGKTLDVLPNGKLPVAAPIFEPFKEEKMKELIAELEKLTPTILRSISEIRYSPTNANEDHLTLYMNEGYEVSTTIQNFAKRMEAYPLILKTIEPGKKVLIDLEVGAYTKELGAEEKKE; via the coding sequence ATGAAAAATAGTAAAGTGATTAAACTACAGGATCGTGTACCAAAGTTAAAAAATCAGCAGAAAAAAAACAAAAAAAATGTTAATCATCGGTTGATTTTATACATATCAATTTTATTTTTATTAGTGCTCTTTTTAATTTATTTTCGGTCTCCGCTTAGCAATATTAAAAAGATAAGTGTGTTTGGAAATCATTATATGACAGATGAGCAAGTGATGAAGGAATCAGGTGTGACGTATGATACAAGTTATTTCCGAGTGACAGCACATAAAGCAGAAGAAAACCTAACGAAACGAAAAGAAATTAAAGAGGTAAATGTAAAAAAACGTTTTCCAAATAAAATTGATGTTCATATTGAAGAATATTTAACGATTGGTTATATAAACAAAGATGGGAAATTACAACCGCTATTAGAGAACGGGAAAACACTTGATGTCCTCCCGAACGGAAAACTTCCTGTTGCAGCGCCAATTTTTGAACCTTTTAAAGAGGAGAAAATGAAGGAGTTAATTGCTGAGCTTGAAAAATTAACACCAACTATTTTAAGGTCTATTTCTGAAATTCGTTATTCACCGACGAATGCGAATGAAGACCATCTTACTTTATATATGAATGAAGGGTACGAGGTGAGCACTACGATACAAAATTTCGCAAAGCGTATGGAAGCTTATCCACTTATCTTAAAAACAATTGAGCCGGGTAAAAAGGTATTAATTGACTTAGAAGTAGGGGCATATACGAAAGAATTAGGAGCGGAAGAAAAAAAAGAATAG
- the murB gene encoding UDP-N-acetylmuramate dehydrogenase yields MEQLVNELIEANVGRVLVNEPLARYTTMKIGGPADILIVPKHIAGIEKTLQLVKKYKTKWTVIGRGSNLLVSDLGIEGVVIRLGEGLDHLEVEKHRVRVGGGYPLIKLSTLLSRQGLAGLEFASGIPGSVGGAVYMNAGAHKSDIAHILSKALILFENGTIDWLTHGEMEFSYRTSILQTKRPGIVLEAEFQLQLGEREGIVSVMQKNKDYRRETQPWNHPCAGSVFRNPIPYYAGDLIEKAGLRGYQIGGAQISEMHGNFIINTGGASAQDVLSLIALIKQTIKDKFSVEMHTEVEIIGR; encoded by the coding sequence ATGGAGCAATTAGTAAATGAGCTTATAGAAGCAAATGTTGGTCGCGTATTAGTGAATGAACCGTTAGCGCGTTATACCACTATGAAAATAGGTGGACCAGCTGATATTTTAATTGTGCCAAAGCATATTGCCGGTATTGAAAAAACTTTGCAGTTAGTAAAAAAATATAAAACAAAGTGGACTGTAATTGGTCGCGGTTCGAACCTTCTTGTATCTGATTTAGGTATAGAAGGTGTCGTTATTCGTTTAGGAGAAGGATTAGACCATTTAGAAGTCGAAAAACATAGAGTAAGAGTTGGTGGTGGATACCCCCTTATTAAATTGTCAACTTTACTTAGTCGTCAAGGGTTAGCCGGTCTGGAATTTGCAAGTGGTATTCCAGGAAGTGTTGGTGGTGCAGTGTATATGAATGCAGGAGCACATAAATCGGATATAGCACACATATTATCAAAAGCTCTTATTTTGTTTGAAAACGGAACAATTGACTGGTTAACGCATGGAGAAATGGAGTTTTCCTATCGTACATCTATATTACAAACGAAACGTCCTGGTATTGTTTTGGAAGCTGAGTTTCAATTACAGTTAGGAGAGCGTGAGGGAATCGTAAGTGTCATGCAAAAGAATAAAGATTATCGCCGTGAAACACAGCCATGGAATCATCCTTGTGCAGGAAGTGTATTTCGGAATCCAATTCCATACTATGCAGGAGATTTAATAGAAAAGGCTGGGCTTCGTGGCTATCAAATAGGTGGAGCTCAAATTTCTGAAATGCATGGGAATTTTATAATTAATACTGGGGGAGCCAGCGCGCAAGATGTCTTATCTTTAATTGCATTAATAAAACAAACAATCAAGGATAAATTTAGCGTAGAAATGCATACAGAAGTAGAAATCATTGGAAGATAA
- the murG gene encoding undecaprenyldiphospho-muramoylpentapeptide beta-N-acetylglucosaminyltransferase, with the protein MRVLVSGGGTGGHIYPALALIREIKKLNPEARFLYIGTENGLESTIVPKAGIPFQSIVISGFKRKISLDNVKTVMRFLKGVQDSKRYIRRFNPDIVIGTGGYVCGPVVYAAAKLGIPTIVHEQNSVPGVTNKFLSRYVDKVAVCFEAAAEHFPQSKVVMTGNPRASEVMDQNGMKGKRSVGLSLPKKSVLIFGGSRGARPINDAFVEAIEQFGNKSYEILYVTGEVHYDKVMEAVKQKGNPNNVIIKPFIHNMPEVLTGVDLVVSRAGATTLAELTALGKPSVLIPSPYVTNNHQEKNARSVVDKGAAKMLLEKDLTAETLIRDIDEILLDAQTLQNMKLAATQLGIPDAANKLYEVMNKLVKK; encoded by the coding sequence GTGCGAGTATTAGTAAGTGGTGGGGGCACTGGAGGTCATATTTATCCGGCTCTTGCTTTAATAAGAGAAATAAAAAAGTTAAATCCGGAAGCAAGGTTTTTATATATTGGTACGGAGAATGGATTAGAGAGCACAATCGTTCCAAAAGCAGGTATACCGTTTCAATCGATTGTTATAAGTGGATTTAAGCGCAAAATATCGTTAGATAACGTGAAAACGGTGATGCGTTTTCTAAAGGGTGTACAAGATAGTAAACGATATATTCGTCGTTTTAATCCGGACATTGTGATTGGAACGGGTGGATATGTATGTGGACCAGTTGTATATGCTGCGGCGAAATTAGGTATTCCAACTATTGTACATGAACAAAATAGTGTACCTGGTGTAACGAATAAATTTTTAAGTCGCTATGTTGATAAAGTTGCGGTTTGTTTTGAAGCGGCTGCAGAACATTTTCCACAGTCAAAAGTTGTCATGACAGGAAATCCACGAGCATCAGAAGTAATGGATCAGAATGGAATGAAAGGAAAACGTTCAGTAGGTTTATCTCTTCCTAAAAAATCCGTACTTATTTTTGGTGGAAGCCGTGGGGCTAGACCAATTAACGATGCTTTCGTAGAAGCAATTGAACAGTTCGGAAATAAAAGTTACGAAATATTGTATGTAACAGGTGAAGTTCATTATGACAAAGTAATGGAAGCAGTGAAGCAAAAAGGGAATCCGAATAATGTTATTATTAAACCTTTCATTCATAATATGCCAGAGGTACTTACGGGGGTAGATCTTGTTGTTTCAAGAGCGGGGGCAACAACACTTGCAGAATTAACCGCATTAGGAAAGCCAAGTGTGTTAATTCCGAGTCCTTACGTAACAAATAACCATCAGGAAAAAAATGCACGTTCTGTTGTCGATAAAGGAGCAGCAAAAATGTTGCTTGAAAAAGATTTAACAGCTGAAACGCTTATTCGTGATATTGATGAGATTTTATTAGATGCACAAACATTACAAAATATGAAGCTAGCTGCTACACAATTAGGTATTCCAGATGCAGCAAATAAGCTGTATGAAGTAATGAATAAGCTTGTAAAAAAATAA
- the spoVE gene encoding stage V sporulation protein E, with protein sequence MKKTPDFILIIVTLALLTIGMIMVYSASAVWASYKMGDSFFFAKRQLLFASLGVMAMFFIMKIDYWVWRTYSKVILLVCFILLILVLIPGVGLVRGGARSWIGIGAFSIQPSEFMKFAMIIFLAKFLAERQKLITSFKRGLLPALGFVFLAFGMIMLQPDLGTGTVMVGTCIIMIFISGARVFHFAMFGLLGIAGFVGLIASAPYRMKRITSYLDPWSDPLGSGFQIIQSLLAIGPGGLFGLGLGQSRQKFLYLPEPQTDFIFAILSEELGFIGGSFVLLLFSLLLWRGIRIALGAPDLYGTFLAVGIVAMIAIQVMINVGVVTGLMPVTGITLPFLSYGGSSLTLMLMAVGVLLNISRHSRY encoded by the coding sequence ATGAAGAAAACGCCTGATTTTATTCTCATCATCGTTACACTTGCGTTGTTAACAATCGGAATGATTATGGTGTATAGTGCGAGTGCAGTTTGGGCCTCTTATAAAATGGGGGACTCATTCTTTTTTGCAAAAAGGCAATTGTTATTTGCAAGTCTTGGTGTAATGGCTATGTTTTTTATCATGAAAATTGATTATTGGGTGTGGCGTACGTATTCAAAAGTAATTTTGCTAGTTTGCTTCATTCTTCTTATTCTTGTTCTTATTCCGGGGGTAGGACTTGTCCGAGGAGGAGCGCGAAGTTGGATTGGAATCGGGGCATTTTCCATTCAACCGTCAGAATTTATGAAGTTTGCGATGATTATTTTCTTAGCAAAATTTTTAGCGGAACGACAAAAATTAATTACTTCTTTTAAACGTGGTTTACTACCAGCTCTTGGCTTTGTATTTCTTGCTTTTGGGATGATTATGTTACAGCCAGATCTTGGCACAGGAACGGTAATGGTTGGGACATGTATCATTATGATATTTATCTCGGGAGCGAGGGTCTTTCACTTTGCAATGTTTGGTTTGCTGGGTATAGCAGGATTTGTAGGGTTAATTGCATCAGCACCGTATCGAATGAAACGTATTACATCATATTTAGATCCGTGGTCAGATCCGCTTGGAAGTGGATTTCAAATTATTCAATCGTTACTCGCAATTGGACCTGGTGGATTATTCGGGCTCGGACTTGGACAAAGTAGACAAAAGTTTCTTTATTTACCTGAACCACAAACAGACTTTATATTTGCAATCTTATCCGAGGAATTAGGTTTTATTGGTGGTTCATTTGTGTTATTATTATTTAGTCTATTATTATGGCGTGGGATTCGTATAGCTTTAGGAGCGCCAGATTTATATGGTACGTTTTTAGCAGTAGGTATTGTGGCGATGATTGCGATTCAAGTAATGATTAATGTGGGTGTTGTAACAGGATTGATGCCTGTTACGGGTATTACTTTGCCGTTTTTAAGTTATGGTGGATCGAGTTTGACATTAATGTTAATGGCAGTAGGTGTATTATTAAATATAAGTCGCCATTCTCGCTACTAA
- the murD gene encoding UDP-N-acetylmuramoyl-L-alanine--D-glutamate ligase, with the protein MKTVTEFQNKNILVLGIAKSGYAAATLLQKLGANVIVNDGKPLAGNVLAAELQAKGMDVVCGGHPLELLERNISLVVKNPGIPYSNPILVAAKEKQIPIVTEVELAYRIAEAPFVGITGSNGKTTTTMLTFEMLKEGQKHPVIAGNIGTVACEVAQDAKENEVVVTELSSFQLMGVELFQPKIAAFLNLFEAHLDYHGTKKEYGLAKANIFKNQTENDYSVINADDADVMALSAYSKGQKVLFSTTKEIEDGACIKDNALYFKGEKVVEVGDIVLPGQHNLENILAAMSIAKLLGVSNEAITAVLKRFTGVKHRLEYVTTLNNRKFYNDSKATNMLATEKALSAFTQPIVLLAGGLDRGNEFNDLIPYFKNVKAIVTFGQTAPKLVRAAEKAGLDTIESVDTLDEAVVKAYAHSTDGDVILLSPACASWDQFKTFEERGDIFIQAVHKLI; encoded by the coding sequence TTGAAAACTGTAACTGAATTTCAAAATAAAAATATTCTTGTATTAGGCATTGCAAAAAGTGGTTATGCAGCAGCTACGTTGTTACAAAAATTAGGGGCAAATGTTATTGTAAATGACGGAAAACCTTTAGCGGGAAATGTACTTGCTGCAGAATTACAAGCAAAAGGAATGGACGTTGTATGCGGTGGTCATCCTTTAGAGTTATTAGAGAGAAATATTTCTCTTGTAGTAAAAAATCCAGGAATCCCGTATTCTAATCCAATATTAGTTGCTGCGAAAGAAAAGCAAATTCCAATTGTTACGGAAGTTGAATTAGCATATCGTATCGCAGAAGCGCCATTTGTTGGGATTACGGGATCTAACGGTAAAACGACGACGACAATGCTTACATTTGAAATGCTAAAAGAAGGACAAAAGCATCCTGTAATTGCAGGGAACATTGGAACTGTAGCGTGTGAAGTAGCACAGGATGCAAAAGAAAATGAAGTTGTAGTTACAGAACTTTCATCGTTCCAACTGATGGGAGTAGAATTGTTCCAACCTAAAATTGCTGCGTTTTTAAATTTATTTGAGGCTCACTTAGATTATCATGGGACGAAGAAGGAATATGGTTTAGCGAAAGCAAATATTTTTAAAAACCAAACAGAAAATGATTATAGTGTAATAAATGCAGATGATGCAGATGTGATGGCTCTATCTGCTTATAGTAAAGGTCAAAAAGTACTATTCTCGACAACGAAAGAAATTGAAGATGGTGCGTGTATAAAAGATAATGCTCTTTATTTTAAAGGTGAAAAAGTTGTTGAAGTAGGCGATATCGTTTTACCTGGTCAGCATAATTTAGAAAATATTTTAGCAGCGATGAGTATCGCAAAATTATTGGGTGTTTCTAATGAAGCGATTACGGCGGTGTTAAAACGTTTTACAGGTGTAAAACATCGTTTAGAATATGTAACAACTCTTAACAACCGTAAGTTTTATAATGACTCAAAAGCAACGAATATGTTAGCGACTGAGAAAGCTTTATCTGCGTTTACACAACCGATTGTGTTATTAGCAGGTGGGCTTGATCGTGGAAATGAATTCAATGATTTAATTCCGTATTTCAAAAATGTAAAAGCAATTGTGACATTTGGACAAACAGCTCCAAAATTAGTAAGAGCTGCAGAAAAAGCGGGATTAGATACAATTGAAAGTGTCGATACTTTAGATGAAGCGGTAGTGAAAGCTTATGCTCATTCTACAGATGGGGATGTAATTCTTCTTTCTCCAGCATGTGCAAGCTGGGATCAATTTAAAACATTTGAAGAAAGAGGAGACATTTTTATACAAGCTGTGCATAAACTTATATAA